From the Bdellovibrio reynosensis genome, one window contains:
- a CDS encoding CFI-box-CTERM domain-containing protein, whose product MSVPAYGATLVSIAGASATDLTTATKPIIYAGMTAGCTGDGETTCDSCTGVEQTTPITSKLWTCNKENVYPNLKLTITMTSTAAATSSPYIKINDTTFTPSIAQTYVDGTLITQITWAELCNAAGKNSDCTGGSFSIEMDVGLESTAGTTTTDSLPFKVTARVAATDGSDWLYTDCNTADSTSNSGFCHFKVFPGDGKIYADELAVDQGYPSTPASGVTYSNVVFFYEEQADGEADTDTIASISNASPSFVVGVNTAGAKVQDNRIDGLINEKRYCMVMANKDVTGIISFFTPIPGTSGSPVTANELCTEPAPVIGLLDDKNCFIATAAFGSDMAPEVQSFRDFRNQYLLTSKWGTAFVKFYYKHSPFYANLIAESEIAKTIVRAALWPLLFFARMSVALGFFTSLIISLIVGLSLFEMYRRLVFRRSYRGEL is encoded by the coding sequence ATGTCAGTTCCAGCATATGGAGCGACACTTGTTTCTATTGCTGGTGCTTCGGCGACGGATCTTACGACTGCAACTAAACCGATAATTTATGCGGGCATGACTGCGGGTTGCACGGGGGACGGTGAAACAACCTGTGACAGTTGCACGGGGGTAGAACAAACCACTCCCATCACCAGTAAGCTTTGGACCTGCAATAAAGAAAATGTTTATCCGAATCTAAAATTGACGATCACGATGACTTCAACTGCAGCAGCAACGTCATCGCCCTACATTAAAATCAACGACACCACGTTCACTCCAAGTATCGCACAAACCTATGTTGATGGAACTTTGATCACTCAGATCACATGGGCTGAACTGTGCAACGCTGCTGGAAAAAATTCTGACTGCACCGGTGGAAGTTTTTCGATCGAGATGGATGTAGGCTTAGAATCTACTGCCGGTACAACGACAACAGATTCTTTGCCATTCAAAGTGACAGCGCGAGTGGCTGCGACGGACGGCAGCGACTGGCTTTATACAGACTGTAATACTGCGGATTCAACAAGTAACAGTGGGTTCTGTCATTTCAAAGTTTTTCCGGGTGATGGAAAAATCTATGCTGACGAGCTTGCAGTCGATCAAGGTTATCCTTCCACTCCTGCTTCTGGTGTCACATATTCGAATGTCGTATTTTTCTATGAAGAACAAGCGGATGGTGAAGCTGATACGGATACAATTGCTAGCATTTCAAATGCCTCACCTTCTTTTGTTGTGGGTGTGAACACGGCGGGTGCTAAAGTTCAAGACAACCGTATTGATGGGCTTATAAACGAAAAACGCTATTGCATGGTGATGGCCAATAAAGATGTCACGGGAATCATTTCTTTTTTCACTCCGATTCCGGGAACATCAGGATCACCAGTGACAGCTAATGAGTTGTGTACTGAGCCCGCACCGGTGATTGGTTTATTAGACGATAAAAATTGTTTTATCGCTACGGCGGCTTTCGGCAGTGACATGGCGCCTGAAGTGCAAAGTTTCCGCGATTTCAGGAACCAGTATCTTTTGACCAGCAAATGGGGAACTGCTTTTGTAAAGTTCTATTATAAGCACAGTCCTTTTTACGCCAATTTGATCGCTGAAAGTGAAATAGCAAAAACAATAGTCCGCGCAGCACTATGGCCTTTATTATTTTTCGCTAGGATGAGCGTTGCCTTAGGGTTTTTCACAAGTTTGATTATCTCGTTGATCGTCGGACTTTCACTTTTTGAAATGTATCGACGTTTGGTATTTAGAAGATCTTACAGAGGTGAGCTATGA
- the pssA gene encoding CDP-diacylglycerol--serine O-phosphatidyltransferase: protein MATETQIDKIDADDARAQRLAMYIYILPNLMTTGNLFSGFFAVIQAIKGNFLFAAYAIVVAAVFDQLDGRLARLTRSTSKFGAEYDSLCDLVSFGMAPGVMLYLWALQPFGRLGWVACFLYVACGALRLARFNVQANVVEKNYFQGLPIPMAAGIVASSILAFQDLELEPMGNYGLLIMTILLALVMVSNFRFRSFKDLDLKERLPFRYLILGVGVIVIVALRPEVMLFVLFMGYAALGAIFGVFKLGKNIRKIKPSVYAPASVHESDLVLEEEEEEVKKDDKKKT from the coding sequence GTGGCTACCGAGACACAAATCGATAAAATTGATGCTGATGATGCCCGCGCACAACGCTTGGCGATGTATATCTATATCCTTCCTAACTTGATGACCACGGGAAATTTATTTTCCGGTTTCTTTGCAGTCATTCAAGCTATCAAAGGAAACTTTTTGTTTGCAGCTTACGCGATTGTCGTTGCTGCCGTATTTGACCAACTTGACGGCCGTTTGGCTCGCTTGACTCGTTCAACAAGTAAGTTCGGTGCTGAATACGATTCACTTTGTGATTTAGTCAGCTTCGGAATGGCTCCAGGTGTAATGTTGTACCTTTGGGCTCTGCAACCATTTGGCCGTTTAGGTTGGGTGGCGTGCTTCCTTTATGTCGCCTGTGGGGCTTTGCGTTTGGCTCGTTTCAACGTCCAAGCTAACGTTGTAGAAAAAAACTACTTCCAAGGTTTACCAATTCCGATGGCAGCGGGTATCGTTGCTTCCTCCATTTTGGCTTTCCAGGATTTAGAATTAGAACCCATGGGAAATTATGGTCTTTTGATCATGACAATTCTTTTGGCGTTAGTGATGGTTTCAAACTTCCGTTTCCGCAGCTTTAAGGATCTTGATCTTAAAGAGCGTCTGCCATTCCGCTATTTAATTCTTGGTGTAGGTGTGATCGTTATCGTAGCACTTAGACCAGAGGTTATGCTTTTCGTTCTATTCATGGGTTACGCTGCTTTGGGCGCAATCTTTGGAGTTTTCAAACTTGGTAAAAACATCCGTAAAATTAAACCAAGCGTTTATGCACCGGCATCGGTTCATGAAAGCGACTTAGTCCTTGAAGAAGAGGAAGAAGAGGTTAAGAAAGATGACAAAAAGAAAACTTAA
- a CDS encoding aspartate-semialdehyde dehydrogenase yields the protein MTKRKLKVGVVGATGMVGQTFMNILAERDFPIAELRPFASENSLGKKIELQGQQWPVQILKDGCFDGLDLVFFSSGDDISKEWAPKAVQAGAFAVDNSAAFRMDPETVLVVPEVNGHLVTKDSRPQVIANPNCSTIQLVVALKPLAEKFGLEEVRVSTYQAVSGAGQGGHDELIEQTSNHTSQNHQAKTFPHTILFNCIPQIGSFNDEGYCSEEVKIMKETRKILGQKDLKVSAFTVRIPALNAHSESVWVTLNKEVSREEMIKALGDFEGIVLQDEPKKSVYPLARDVSGKDPVYVGRVHRDPENPKMWLMWVVSDNIRKGAALNGIQIAEKIFFS from the coding sequence ATGACAAAAAGAAAACTTAAGGTCGGAGTAGTGGGCGCAACCGGAATGGTTGGCCAAACGTTCATGAACATTTTGGCAGAGCGCGACTTCCCAATTGCAGAGTTGCGTCCTTTTGCATCTGAAAATTCACTAGGTAAAAAGATTGAGCTTCAAGGTCAGCAGTGGCCTGTGCAAATCCTTAAGGATGGCTGCTTTGATGGTCTTGATCTTGTGTTCTTTTCTTCCGGTGATGATATTTCTAAAGAGTGGGCGCCAAAGGCCGTGCAAGCCGGGGCGTTTGCTGTAGATAACTCTGCGGCCTTCCGTATGGATCCTGAAACAGTTCTTGTTGTGCCAGAAGTGAATGGCCATCTGGTGACGAAGGATTCCCGTCCCCAAGTTATCGCAAACCCAAATTGTTCAACTATTCAATTGGTAGTGGCGTTAAAACCGTTGGCTGAAAAATTCGGACTTGAAGAAGTGCGCGTAAGTACATATCAGGCGGTGAGCGGTGCTGGTCAAGGCGGCCATGATGAATTGATTGAGCAAACTTCGAATCATACAAGCCAAAACCATCAGGCTAAAACTTTCCCGCATACGATTTTATTTAACTGCATTCCACAAATTGGTTCTTTCAATGATGAAGGATACTGCAGTGAAGAAGTCAAAATCATGAAAGAAACCCGCAAGATCTTGGGTCAAAAAGACCTTAAGGTTTCAGCATTCACGGTTCGTATCCCAGCGTTGAATGCACACAGTGAATCTGTGTGGGTGACTTTAAATAAAGAAGTCAGCCGCGAAGAAATGATCAAAGCTTTGGGCGATTTTGAAGGCATAGTTTTGCAAGATGAACCAAAGAAAAGCGTTTACCCTTTAGCACGAGATGTATCAGGTAAAGATCCGGTCTATGTAGGCCGAGTTCACCGCGATCCTGAAAACCCAAAAATGTGGTTGATGTGGGTGGTTTCTGACAACATCCGTAAAGGCGCTGCTTTAAACGGTATTCAAATCGCAGAAAAAATCTTTTTTAGCTAA
- a CDS encoding FHA domain-containing protein produces MARLKVRLRGKPVYDITLTEDRAYVAGRKEDCDIVLQPEKGISREHFKISCVNGSWSVEVVSRYGEVIYNGEQVQQFELQHGSGFSLPPYEFEFLVSSGDDVPVSEAQVQNSNLPALSGDHESFEGSEEKTVIGAAPSAAYIKITDSQGETKEMIRLDAGESWIAGRESSCHIQIKDSRVSRRQFEIRRAGSQYVIIDLGSVNGTLVNGNPISSSDPTPIKSGDAISVLSNYLYFELHDANFQSRLEMVNVPPPSSLVLMPNDPQQSMDLMPYQQHHGHVPVPYQPQMQYPTVGGATGAVGMPEAKGKFDFEKNRPKIIAGVVVLLAVAYLFSGDDGKDKVPANPAAAVAPGSPQEIFNKLKPEQQALVRQRYKDAKNLYMQGKYQLAQDEIVKIQEVVPDFEDIKEIERLSKEAIFIQEQQRRQEQIEKAKVETEEKIQAQTTECQKKINPTVTMPEMEECLSSVLQFNPEHPRILDLKTQVESIIAQREAKDAERAAYQALVSQMRSLYSRAQKVHQAGKPLDAIAAYQKVLAAKLPDPSGLKNESQRSIASIRQMMNSKTAKFQAEADRAYQAQNLKGAILALRKARAMDPSNPELPDKIEQYTLELRKQMMSIYQEGILEESFGNVDGGDSKAGAKDKWRKILDLDVPDGEYYKKAYIKLKKYGAL; encoded by the coding sequence ATGGCTCGCCTCAAAGTACGCCTTCGCGGCAAACCAGTTTACGATATCACTTTAACGGAAGACCGCGCTTACGTGGCTGGCCGTAAAGAGGATTGCGATATCGTGTTGCAACCTGAAAAAGGCATTTCCCGCGAACACTTTAAAATTTCCTGCGTCAATGGATCTTGGAGTGTTGAAGTCGTTTCCCGCTATGGTGAAGTCATTTATAACGGTGAACAGGTTCAGCAATTTGAATTGCAACATGGCAGCGGTTTTAGTCTGCCGCCGTATGAATTTGAATTCCTAGTTTCCAGTGGTGATGATGTTCCTGTATCTGAAGCCCAAGTTCAAAATTCGAATCTTCCGGCTTTAAGCGGAGATCATGAAAGTTTTGAAGGCAGTGAAGAAAAAACTGTGATTGGGGCAGCGCCTTCTGCTGCTTATATAAAAATCACAGATTCCCAAGGCGAAACCAAAGAAATGATCCGTCTGGATGCAGGTGAGTCCTGGATCGCAGGCCGTGAATCATCTTGCCATATTCAAATCAAAGACAGCCGAGTTAGCCGTCGTCAGTTTGAAATTCGCAGAGCTGGTTCGCAATATGTGATTATTGATCTTGGCAGTGTGAATGGAACTTTGGTGAATGGAAATCCTATTTCTTCCTCAGATCCAACACCGATAAAAAGTGGTGACGCGATCAGCGTGCTATCGAATTATCTTTATTTTGAATTGCACGATGCAAATTTCCAAAGTCGTTTAGAGATGGTGAATGTGCCACCTCCAAGTTCTTTGGTGTTAATGCCTAATGATCCGCAACAATCCATGGACTTGATGCCTTATCAGCAGCATCACGGTCATGTGCCAGTGCCATATCAGCCGCAAATGCAATATCCAACAGTGGGTGGCGCAACTGGTGCTGTAGGAATGCCAGAAGCTAAAGGCAAATTTGATTTTGAAAAAAACCGTCCTAAGATTATTGCGGGCGTTGTTGTGTTGCTTGCTGTGGCTTATTTATTCAGTGGTGATGATGGCAAAGATAAAGTTCCAGCCAATCCTGCTGCTGCCGTAGCGCCAGGTTCACCGCAAGAAATTTTTAATAAGTTAAAACCAGAACAACAAGCCTTGGTTCGTCAGCGTTATAAAGATGCAAAAAATCTTTATATGCAGGGAAAATATCAATTAGCCCAAGATGAAATCGTCAAGATTCAAGAAGTGGTTCCAGACTTTGAAGATATCAAGGAAATTGAACGTCTTTCTAAGGAAGCGATCTTTATCCAAGAACAACAACGTCGTCAGGAACAGATTGAAAAAGCCAAGGTAGAAACTGAAGAAAAAATTCAGGCGCAAACCACCGAATGTCAGAAAAAGATCAATCCAACGGTGACCATGCCTGAAATGGAAGAATGTCTATCTTCCGTTCTGCAATTCAATCCAGAACATCCACGTATCCTGGATTTGAAAACCCAAGTTGAAAGCATTATTGCGCAACGTGAAGCCAAAGATGCCGAAAGAGCCGCTTATCAGGCTTTAGTCAGTCAAATGCGCTCTTTATACTCTCGTGCCCAAAAAGTTCATCAGGCGGGTAAACCATTGGATGCCATAGCTGCTTATCAAAAAGTATTAGCGGCTAAACTGCCAGATCCAAGTGGCCTTAAGAATGAATCGCAACGAAGCATTGCTTCGATTCGTCAAATGATGAATTCAAAAACCGCAAAGTTTCAGGCAGAGGCAGATCGCGCCTATCAAGCGCAAAATTTAAAAGGTGCCATCTTGGCTTTACGTAAAGCCCGTGCCATGGATCCTTCAAATCCAGAGTTGCCTGACAAAATTGAACAATACACTTTAGAATTAAGAAAACAAATGATGTCCATTTACCAAGAAGGCATCTTGGAAGAAAGTTTTGGTAACGTCGATGGAGGAGACTCTAAGGCTGGCGCCAAAGATAAATGGCGTAAGATTTTAGATTTAGATGTTCCAGACGGTGAGTACTATAAAAAAGCTTACATCAAGCTTAAGAAATACGGGGCGCTATAA
- a CDS encoding FHA domain-containing protein, giving the protein MSAAPQVKDTLKFDIEIVAGPHTGLKANFSKASVSIGRGPENDIVLSGDPRASRQHAEIKQRSNGEFVIVNLSPKNFVMLNGQNIQSEILTNDSIILIGDSEIRFKVEVPTPTVPPPSAAPVFSAPTPFKPQASVPQAPAYQAPRPMQTPAMPQGGVPGMPNPSFPPAQPVGGYGGYQPPPPGPMPSAARGSSGGGLLENPKARFYGIIAILALVGWFLMSPSKNKDNKDPNAIRTSSITMQDVAAAEKRSQELLIVKKEKYDSVQYRRSQENFIKGFRDFQQGQYARAREAFQVVLNLDPDNELAKRYYHLSKIKFDELVKFNMIQGNRYREKKNWRMCQSNYSNVMTMLSNRRDDPSYKEAKQFYEECTLNMEGRF; this is encoded by the coding sequence ATGAGTGCTGCTCCGCAGGTGAAGGATACCTTGAAATTTGATATCGAAATCGTGGCAGGACCGCACACGGGTCTTAAAGCGAATTTCTCTAAGGCTTCGGTCTCTATCGGCCGTGGCCCCGAGAATGATATTGTCCTTTCTGGAGATCCCCGCGCCAGCCGTCAGCATGCTGAAATCAAGCAACGCAGTAATGGTGAATTTGTTATTGTGAATTTGAGCCCGAAGAATTTTGTCATGCTTAACGGACAAAATATTCAGTCTGAAATTCTCACTAACGATTCAATCATCTTGATTGGTGATTCTGAAATTCGTTTTAAAGTGGAAGTGCCAACGCCAACGGTACCGCCTCCAAGTGCGGCGCCAGTGTTTTCAGCGCCGACTCCATTTAAGCCCCAGGCTTCGGTGCCACAAGCACCGGCTTATCAAGCGCCAAGACCGATGCAAACTCCCGCAATGCCCCAAGGTGGTGTGCCAGGAATGCCAAATCCTTCTTTTCCACCAGCGCAACCGGTGGGTGGGTATGGTGGTTACCAGCCACCTCCCCCTGGACCTATGCCTTCTGCGGCAAGGGGATCTTCAGGTGGTGGGTTGTTAGAAAATCCAAAAGCGCGGTTTTATGGAATCATTGCCATCCTAGCGTTAGTTGGTTGGTTCTTAATGTCGCCATCTAAAAATAAAGACAATAAAGATCCGAATGCGATTCGGACTTCTTCAATCACTATGCAAGATGTGGCGGCGGCAGAAAAACGTTCCCAAGAATTGCTAATAGTGAAAAAGGAAAAATACGACTCGGTTCAATACCGTCGTTCGCAAGAAAACTTTATTAAGGGCTTCCGCGACTTCCAGCAAGGACAATATGCCCGGGCTCGCGAAGCTTTTCAGGTGGTTTTAAATCTGGACCCTGACAATGAGTTGGCAAAACGCTATTATCATTTGTCGAAGATTAAGTTTGATGAGTTAGTGAAGTTTAATATGATTCAAGGCAACCGCTATAGAGAGAAAAAGAACTGGAGAATGTGCCAGTCCAATTATTCTAATGTCATGACGATGCTTTCAAATCGTCGTGATGATCCTAGCTATAAGGAAGCCAAACAATTTTATGAAGAGTGTACATTGAACATGGAGGGCAGATTCTAA
- a CDS encoding ExbD/TolR family protein: MGFHSGQDNESIADINVVPLVDIILVVLIIFMVTAPMFMKPTINVNLPKAASGEQTAPSKLNIALTADGKINLNGTFVNEEEVRAKAIEEVAKNAEVQAIISADKDVPHGKVVGVLDVVKGSGVKKFAISIDKK, encoded by the coding sequence ATGGGTTTTCACAGTGGACAGGATAACGAATCAATAGCGGACATTAACGTTGTCCCATTGGTAGATATCATTCTGGTGGTATTAATCATTTTCATGGTGACTGCGCCAATGTTCATGAAGCCCACCATCAATGTGAACCTGCCAAAAGCAGCCAGTGGTGAACAGACTGCGCCAAGCAAATTGAATATCGCTTTGACGGCCGACGGAAAAATTAATTTAAACGGCACCTTTGTAAATGAAGAAGAAGTTCGCGCAAAAGCAATTGAAGAAGTTGCTAAGAATGCTGAAGTTCAAGCGATCATTTCTGCAGATAAAGACGTTCCCCACGGTAAAGTGGTAGGGGTGTTAGATGTGGTTAAAGGATCGGGCGTTAAGAAATTTGCGATCAGTATTGATAAGAAATAA
- a CDS encoding diacylglycerol/polyprenol kinase family protein, producing MQPVDLKKRSDIHYARKIWHMSGVFTMFLAYVYLPPAVSMIILVAAWLMFVPFDFLRHKYPALNDWAVHAFKPIMRQSEVKKLAGTTFLLSGVLIVDILFPRQIVALTLLFLAFADPIASYFGILYGKDKIFGHKSIQGFMAAFFVCAALTFAYLLYHNYLMDRLIVVSLFAGLVGAFAELIPIGKLDDNLTLPVMSAVGLTILFYFFGFFAIVG from the coding sequence ATGCAACCAGTGGATTTGAAGAAACGTTCGGACATTCATTATGCACGTAAGATCTGGCATATGTCGGGAGTCTTTACGATGTTCCTTGCATATGTGTATCTTCCGCCTGCTGTGTCCATGATTATTCTTGTGGCCGCATGGTTGATGTTCGTTCCTTTCGATTTTTTGCGTCATAAATATCCAGCTTTGAATGATTGGGCTGTTCACGCCTTTAAACCAATCATGCGCCAAAGCGAGGTGAAGAAACTAGCCGGCACGACATTCCTTCTTTCAGGTGTGCTTATCGTTGATATTCTTTTCCCACGTCAGATCGTCGCTTTGACTTTGTTATTCCTAGCATTCGCAGATCCCATCGCTAGTTACTTTGGTATTTTGTACGGCAAAGATAAAATTTTTGGGCATAAATCAATTCAAGGTTTTATGGCTGCATTCTTTGTGTGTGCTGCGCTGACTTTTGCATATTTGCTTTATCATAATTATCTGATGGATCGCTTGATTGTGGTCAGCTTGTTTGCAGGCCTTGTTGGAGCTTTTGCAGAGCTTATTCCTATCGGAAAACTTGATGATAATTTGACCTTGCCGGTGATGAGCGCTGTAGGTCTAACGATCCTGTTTTATTTCTTTGGATTTTTTGCCATTGTCGGATAG
- a CDS encoding MotA/TolQ/ExbB proton channel family protein — protein MFAEKIFAVAHLADQAVLWVLLILSVVSIGMILERYFVLKKIFGESQRVRSRIRVALQSNSLEDVEDLAKDINSVEGRAASYALKHMRDSGSKGLAEIFNTFAANERPDLEKSLSFLATIGSNAPYIGLFGTVLGIMKAFNDLATAPEAGQQTVMAGISMALVATAAGLFVAIPAVAFYNYYSRQVKSIFLNLESVKELCLAYAKKKGV, from the coding sequence ATGTTCGCAGAAAAAATATTCGCCGTAGCTCACTTAGCCGATCAAGCTGTTTTGTGGGTACTCCTAATCTTGAGTGTCGTTAGTATCGGAATGATTTTAGAGCGTTATTTTGTGCTTAAAAAAATCTTTGGTGAATCACAACGTGTACGTTCCCGCATCAGAGTCGCTTTGCAAAGCAACAGCCTTGAAGACGTCGAAGACCTTGCAAAAGATATCAATTCTGTTGAAGGTCGTGCAGCAAGTTATGCTTTAAAACACATGCGTGATTCAGGCAGCAAAGGTTTGGCTGAAATTTTTAATACATTTGCAGCCAATGAACGTCCTGATCTAGAAAAATCCTTAAGTTTCCTGGCAACCATCGGCTCAAATGCCCCCTACATCGGATTATTTGGTACAGTTCTTGGTATCATGAAAGCGTTTAATGATCTTGCGACAGCGCCAGAGGCAGGACAGCAAACAGTGATGGCGGGTATTTCTATGGCCCTAGTTGCAACTGCAGCTGGTCTTTTTGTGGCGATTCCAGCGGTGGCTTTTTACAACTATTACAGCCGCCAAGTTAAATCGATCTTCTTAAACCTAGAAAGCGTTAAAGAGCTTTGCTTAGCATACGCTAAGAAAAAAGGTGTGTAG
- a CDS encoding sulfatase-like hydrolase/transferase yields the protein MRNIIFILILTLMSLVQLSCKTNDKNSILVIAVDELTITDVNCSQDEQAKSGFKILCDESVRFTHAFTPSVLSSPALASLLTGLYPHQHKVRHNGGPGLGAEFELVSELALKQDYRTSFFSGGAPIFRRSGLNQGFELFEDNVLPNFKSLFRPFKKNTEEFIQWLNSDVDGDAFLSILYVPDLLFTTTETVTDLGETRNLSFESQRDELDESLADLFTQLKQMNRWDSTTIILAGLNGHTSSPRYKELSPINLHGENTQIALFIKPSQAKKRDQAIHWKVDQNVSLVDVGRTLFELLGETIVDTPGSSFPVHSLSGVLKTPNANWSEDRPLLLESGWPLWRRAGPLRSAAIASHVLYINDEKPLLYNTLVDRFEVNPLPLLQESVLPTTEKLQSLLQKNQLPPSANLEAEWLGKFSLSFSRWMRPDQEAALLKDLKNLSRNFPRSLDLLNWTAQIALNQKDWDTLRSLGNKHRIYTWSYVGEKNQGAKPSKGFDPCFNLLTIPALEAEQLKSCNDPLFLEYVDWLRSEDRGLNKEVQRKKFERSFRNYMLDQQIQKANIAAVMIWDTARENVLAPSRTELALHLPEYTKLRNQVYKSLQSDEN from the coding sequence ATGCGGAATATCATTTTCATTCTTATTCTGACTCTCATGAGTTTAGTCCAGCTGTCTTGCAAGACAAATGACAAAAACTCTATCCTAGTAATCGCCGTTGATGAACTGACGATCACAGATGTGAATTGCAGTCAGGATGAACAGGCAAAATCAGGATTTAAGATTCTATGTGACGAGTCTGTGCGCTTCACGCATGCCTTCACACCTTCTGTATTATCTTCTCCTGCTTTGGCATCTTTGCTAACTGGTTTGTATCCCCATCAACATAAAGTTCGTCATAACGGGGGACCAGGTCTAGGAGCTGAGTTTGAATTAGTATCCGAACTTGCCCTAAAGCAGGACTACCGAACAAGTTTCTTTTCTGGGGGCGCTCCGATCTTTCGTCGCTCTGGATTAAATCAAGGTTTTGAACTTTTCGAAGACAACGTTCTGCCTAATTTTAAAAGTCTATTTAGACCTTTCAAAAAGAATACAGAAGAGTTTATCCAGTGGCTGAATAGTGACGTTGATGGCGATGCGTTTCTTAGTATTCTTTATGTTCCGGATTTATTATTTACTACTACTGAAACTGTGACTGATTTAGGTGAAACCAGAAACTTAAGTTTTGAAAGTCAGCGTGACGAGCTTGATGAAAGCTTGGCAGATTTATTTACTCAGCTTAAACAAATGAACCGCTGGGATTCGACCACGATTATCTTGGCTGGTTTGAACGGGCACACTTCAAGCCCACGATATAAAGAGCTATCCCCGATAAATCTGCATGGTGAAAATACGCAAATTGCCTTGTTCATAAAACCATCCCAAGCCAAAAAGCGCGATCAAGCCATTCATTGGAAGGTCGATCAAAACGTCAGCTTAGTTGATGTTGGCAGAACATTGTTTGAATTATTAGGGGAAACTATTGTTGATACCCCCGGGTCTTCCTTTCCGGTGCATTCACTTTCAGGAGTTTTAAAAACTCCCAATGCCAATTGGTCTGAAGATCGTCCCTTACTGCTGGAATCTGGCTGGCCGTTGTGGCGCCGGGCGGGGCCTTTAAGATCTGCCGCTATTGCAAGTCATGTCCTATACATTAATGACGAAAAGCCATTGTTATACAATACGCTAGTAGATCGATTCGAAGTAAACCCATTACCTTTATTGCAAGAAAGCGTTTTACCTACGACCGAAAAATTGCAGTCTTTACTGCAAAAGAATCAGCTTCCACCTTCTGCAAACTTAGAAGCCGAATGGCTTGGTAAATTCAGTTTGTCTTTTTCACGGTGGATGCGTCCTGATCAAGAAGCCGCTCTTTTAAAAGATCTTAAAAATCTTTCAAGAAATTTTCCGCGCAGTTTGGATTTATTGAATTGGACGGCGCAGATAGCTTTAAACCAGAAAGACTGGGACACATTAAGATCTCTTGGAAACAAACACCGTATTTATACGTGGTCGTATGTGGGCGAAAAAAATCAAGGCGCAAAGCCCAGTAAAGGGTTTGATCCTTGTTTTAACTTACTGACAATTCCGGCTTTAGAAGCTGAACAGCTTAAGAGCTGTAATGATCCGCTTTTTCTTGAATACGTGGATTGGCTTCGTTCTGAAGACCGTGGGCTGAATAAAGAAGTTCAAAGAAAGAAATTTGAACGTTCCTTTAGAAACTACATGCTTGATCAACAGATTCAAAAAGCCAACATAGCAGCCGTGATGATCTGGGATACAGCAAGGGAAAACGTTCTTGCCCCTTCCCGCACGGAACTTGCCTTGCATCTGCCGGAATATACAAAGCTGCGCAATCAAGTTTATAAATCGCTGCAGAGTGATGAAAATTAG